CGTCGTCAGAATAGGCGACGAGGGCGAAACGACCGAGGGGAGCCTGCGGCCGACGGCCCGCAGTTGGCCGGAGCTGCTCGACGAACTGGTCGGCCGCGGCGTGGAGCTGCTGCTCTGCAACGGCTTCAACCGCGACTACCTGGCCCCGGCCGCCGCCCGCGGGCTGAAGGTCCGGGCCGGCCTGGGCGGCGATGCCCGGGAGCTGGTCCGCCTGTACCTGCGCGGTGAAGTGGAACGCGCCCGCATCCCCTTCGGTCCCGGACGCGGTTACGGTGGCCGGGGTCGCGGGAGGGGCCGCGGCGGCGGCCAAGGAGCGGGACGCGGCGCCGGACGAGGTCGCGGCCGGGGTACCGACGACAAACCCTATCAAGGAGACAGACATGCCTGGTAGAGATCATCGAGGACCGCGGGGCGAAGGCCCCCGCACCGGCTGGGGCCTGGGCGATTGCCCGCCCCGGGAAGGTGAACAACTTCCAACCCCGCCCACGGGCGTCGTTTACGGCCTGGGTCGCGGCGGACTGCCCCGCGGCGGCGGACGCGGCTGGGGCGGCGGACGCGGCGGCGGACGCGGTCGCGGCGGCGGTTGGGGACGTCGGCTGGGCGGCGGTGTCCGCTTCCGGGACCGCGGCGCCGCGGCGGCCGGTTCCCCGGCGCCGTCCCCCGTCGACGACGACACCAAGGAGACGGAGGATAAATGACCGACACCCGCCGGATCGCCATCGCCGTCGACGACGACCGCGGTCTCGAGTCCCGGATCAGCGCCCACTTCGGACGCTGTCCCCACTACGTCATCGTCGACGTTTCGGGTTCCGAGACGCTCGACGTCGAGACCGTCGCCAACCCCCACTACGCCGATCACAAGCCGGGCCGGGTCCCCGCCTTCGTCGCCCAACAGGGCGCCCGGACGATCATCGCCGGCGGCATGGGCCAGAAGGCCAAAGCCATCTTCGACCATCACGGCATCGACGTGGTCACCGGGGCCGCCGGCAGTGCCGGACAGGCCTTGGAGGCCTATCTCCAGGGCCGCCTGACCGGCTACGACCCCTGCCGGGGTCAGGGCCTGGGTCACGGTCACGGTCAAGGCCGGGGCGCTGGTGGAGGCCAAGGCAAGGGCCGCGGCTGTCACTGACTTTGCTTCCTAGAAGCTTCAAGCAACGCTAACATCTTCCACGAGGTGATACGATGCTGGTAGCCATCGCCGCCGCCAAGACCGGCGGCCTGCAGGCTCCCATGGACAAGCGCTTCGGCCGGGCCCCGCTGTTCGTGGTCTGCCACAGCGAAACCGGCGAAGTCCGCGCCGAGGTCCTCAACGGGGCCGTCGAGGCCCAACACGGCGCCGGTCCCCGAGCCGCCAACCTGATCAAGGAACACGGGGCCGAGGCCGTCATCGCCCGTTCTTTCGGTCCCAAGGCCGCCGGCGCCCTCGACGGTCTGGGCATCAGGATGCTGACCGTCGCCGAAGGACTGACCGTCGGCGAAGCCCTCGACCGCTTGCGCGACGGCGGGACCACGGCCTTCGGCTCCCGCTAGCCGTGCGCGTCTGCCTGGCCAGCGGCAAGGGCGGAACGGGCAAAACCCTGCTGTCCACCAATCTCGCCGACCACCTGGCCCGCCATTTCCAGAAGGTCAGCTATCTCGACGCCGACGTCGAGGAACCCAACGGCTTTCTGTTCCTCGAGCCGGAGATCGAGCGGCTGACGCGGGTCGCCGTTCAGTTGCCCGGCGTGGGCAAGGAGGGCTGCACCGCCTGCGGGGCCTGCGCCGACTTCTGCGCCTTCAACGCCCTGTTGGTCGTCGAGGGCGGCGTGATGGTGTTCAACGAGCTGTGCCACTCCTGCGGCGGCTGCCTGCGGGTCTGCCCAGCGGGAGTGCTCGTCGAGCAACCCCGCGAGATCGGCAGCCTGCGCCTCGGCCACCGTGGACGGCTCAAGTGCGCCGACGGCCGTCTCGACGTCGGCGAGCCCCGGGCCGTACCCGTCATCGAGCGCCTGCTCGACTGGACCGCCGGCGACAGCCTGAGCGTCATCGACGCCCCACCGGGCACCGCCTGCAACGCCACCTGCGTGGTCCAGAGCTGCGACTTCGTCATCCTGGTCACCGAGCCCACCCCTTTCGGGCTCCACGACCTGCGTCTGGCCGTCGAGATGTGCCGTCTGCTGGAGAAACCCGCCGTCGCCGTCATCAACCGCAGCGACCTGGGCGACGACGGTGTCCGCCGCTACCTCGACGGCGCCGGGGTGCGCGTCGTCGCCGAGCTGCCCTTCGAACGGGCCATCGCCGACGCCTACGCCGCCGGTGAACTGGCCGTCGAGCACTCGCCGACCCTGCGGCGGGTGGTCGAAACCCTGGCCCGGGAGGTACTGCGTGCCGTTTAAGGAACTCCTCGTCATCTCGGGCAAGGGCGGCACCGGTAAAACCAGCCTGGCCGCGGCGCTGATCGAGCTGGAGCTCGAGCGGGCCTCGGCCCCCGTCGTGGCCTGCGATGCCGACGTCGACGCCGCCAACCTGGCTCTGCTGATCGACGTCGAGGACGGCGCGGGTCGCGAGTTCACCGGCGGATCGACCGCCGTGATCGAGCCGTCCCGCTGCACCGGTTGCGGCGCCTGCCTCGAGGCCTGCCGTTTCAGCGCGCTGGAGCGGATCGACAACCGGGTCCGGGTGATCGAGACGGCGTGCGAGGGCTGCGGGGTCTGCCGGCTGGTCTGCCCCGCCGACGCCGTCGAGCTGGCGCCCGAGACCGCCGGGATCTGGTGGGTGGGTCGCGGCGAGGATTTGACCCTGGTCCACGCCGAGCTCGGCGTCGCCCAGGACAATTCGGGCAAGCTCGTCGCCCGGGTGC
The Candidatus Coatesbacteria bacterium genome window above contains:
- a CDS encoding dinitrogenase iron-molybdenum cofactor biosynthesis protein, translating into MLVAIAAAKTGGLQAPMDKRFGRAPLFVVCHSETGEVRAEVLNGAVEAQHGAGPRAANLIKEHGAEAVIARSFGPKAAGALDGLGIRMLTVAEGLTVGEALDRLRDGGTTAFGSR
- a CDS encoding dinitrogenase iron-molybdenum cofactor biosynthesis protein, whose amino-acid sequence is MTDTRRIAIAVDDDRGLESRISAHFGRCPHYVIVDVSGSETLDVETVANPHYADHKPGRVPAFVAQQGARTIIAGGMGQKAKAIFDHHGIDVVTGAAGSAGQALEAYLQGRLTGYDPCRGQGLGHGHGQGRGAGGGQGKGRGCH
- a CDS encoding (4Fe-4S)-binding protein, whose protein sequence is MSAATSTAPGCASSPSCPSNGPSPTPTPPVNWPSSTRRPCGGWSKPWPGRYCVPFKELLVISGKGGTGKTSLAAALIELELERASAPVVACDADVDAANLALLIDVEDGAGREFTGGSTAVIEPSRCTGCGACLEACRFSALERIDNRVRVIETACEGCGVCRLVCPADAVELAPETAGIWWVGRGEDLTLVHAELGVAQDNSGKLVARVRREARQLADDHEAELLIVDGPPGIGCPVHAALTGVDLALVVTEPSPAGLHDLERALETTEHFERPAAVVINKCDLAPAVSERIAELCERRKAPLVARLPFDRRVPGELARGRSPLAVPRFRELVDGLLTRLHSLLWD
- a CDS encoding P-loop NTPase, with amino-acid sequence MRVCLASGKGGTGKTLLSTNLADHLARHFQKVSYLDADVEEPNGFLFLEPEIERLTRVAVQLPGVGKEGCTACGACADFCAFNALLVVEGGVMVFNELCHSCGGCLRVCPAGVLVEQPREIGSLRLGHRGRLKCADGRLDVGEPRAVPVIERLLDWTAGDSLSVIDAPPGTACNATCVVQSCDFVILVTEPTPFGLHDLRLAVEMCRLLEKPAVAVINRSDLGDDGVRRYLDGAGVRVVAELPFERAIADAYAAGELAVEHSPTLRRVVETLAREVLRAV